In one window of Balaenoptera musculus isolate JJ_BM4_2016_0621 chromosome 10, mBalMus1.pri.v3, whole genome shotgun sequence DNA:
- the BRD1 gene encoding bromodomain-containing protein 1 isoform X4, producing the protein MRRKGRGHRAAARHPSSPGSTKHSPTRETLTYAQAQRMVEIEIEGRLHRISIFDPLEIILEDDLTAQEMSECNSNKENSERPPVCLRTKRHKNNRVKKKNEAPPGAHGAPASAGTLPEPTVRVVEYSPPAAPRRPPAYYKFVEKSAAELDHEVEYDMDEEDYAWLEIVNERRRGDCVAAVSQSVFEFLMDRFEKASHCEKQKQGGQQCLIDEDAVCCVCMDGECQNSNAILFCDMCNLAVHQECYGVPYIPEGQWLCRHCLQSRARPADCVLCPNKGGAFKKTDDDRWGHVVCALWIPEVGFANTVFIEPIDGVRNIPPARWKLTCYLCKQKGVGACIQCHKANCYTAFHVTCAQRAGLYMKMEPVKELAGGAATFSVRKTAYCDVHTPPGCTRRPLNIYGDVEVKNGVCRKESSAKTVRSTSKVRKKAKKAKKTLREPCAALPPVCAPYIPPQRLNRIANQVAIQRKKQFVERAHSYWLLKRLSRNGAPLLRRLQSSLQSHRSSQQRENDEEIQAAKEKLKYWQRLRHDLERARLLIELLRKREKLKREQVKVEQMALELRLTPLTVLLRSVLDQLQEKDPARIFAQPVSLKEVPDYLDHIKHPMDFATMRKRLEAQGYRTLGELEEDFDLIVDNCMKYNAKDTVFYRAAVRLRDQGGAVLRQARRQADGVGFEQASGMHLPERPPAAPRRPFSWDDVDRLLNPANRAHLVLEEQLRELLDMLDLTCAMKSSGSRSKRAKLLKKEIAVLRNKLSQQHSQPPAAESGTAGFEEDGAQLGQETGEEVLPRLETLLQPRKRSRSTCGDSEVEEGSPGKRLDTGLANGFGAARSEQEERPGGAPGRTAAPRRRCASESSASSSSSPLCDASFSAPPCGRGKPALVRRHTLEDRSALISCIENGNYAKAARIAAEVGQNSMWISTDAAASVLEPLKVVWAKCSGYPSYPALIIDPKMPRVPGHHNGVTIPAPPLDVLKIGEHMQTKADEKLFLVLFFDNKRSWQWLPKSKMVPLGIDETIDKLKMMEGRNSSIRKAVRIAFDRAMNHLSRVHGEPASDLSDID; encoded by the exons ATGAGGAGGAAAGGCCGAGGTCATCGCGCTGCAGCGAGGCACCCTTCCTCCCCCGGCAGCACTAAGCACTCCCCCACGCGAGAGACACTGACCTACGCGCAAGCGCAGAGGATGGTGGAGATCGAGATCGAGGGCCGCCTGCACAGGATCAGTATCTTCGACCCTCTGGAGATCATATTAGAAGATGACCTCACTGCTCAGGAGATGAGCGAGTGCAACAGCAACAAAGAGAACAGCGAGAGGCCGCCCGTGTGCTTAAGAACTAAGCGGCACAAGAACAACAGGGTCAAGAAGAAAAACGAAGCCCCGCCCGGCGCCCACGGCGCCCCCGCCTCGGCCGGCACGCTTCCCGAGCCCACGGTGCGCGTGGTGGAGTACAGCCCGCCGGCGGCGCCCCGGCGGCCGCCCGCGTACTACAAGTTCGTGGAGAAGTCGGCGGCGGAGCTGGACCACGAGGTGGAGTACGACATGGACGAGGAGGACTACGCCTGGCTGGAGATCGTCAATGAGCGGCGCAGGGGCGACTGCGTGGCCGCCGTGTCGCAGAGTGTGTTCGAGTTCCTGATGGACCGCTTCGAGAAGGCGTCGCACTGCGAGAAGCAGAAGCAGGGCGGGCAGCAGTGCCTGATCGACGAGGACGCCGTGTGCTGCGTGTGCATGGACGGCGAGTGCCAGAACAGCAACGCCATCCTCTTCTGCGACATGTGCAACCTGGCGGTGCACCAGGAGTGCTACGGCGTGCCCTACATCCCCGAGGGGCAGTGGCTCTGCCGCCACTGCCTGCAGTCCCGGGCCCGGCCGGCGGACTGCGTGCTCTGCCCCAACAAGGGCGGCGCCTTCAAGAAGACGGACGATGACCGCTGGGGCCACGTGGTGTGCGCCCTGTGGATCCCCGAGGTTGGCTTCGCCAATACCGTGTTCATCGAGCCCATCGACGGCGTGCGGAACATCCCCCCCGCCCGCTGGAAGCTGACGTGCTACCTCTGCAAGCAGAAGGGCGTGGGCGCCTGCATCCAGTGCCACAAGGCCAACTGCTACACCGCCTTCCACGTGACGTGCGCCCAGCGGGCCGGCCTCTACATGAAGATGGAGCCCGTGAAGGAACTGGCCGGCGGTGCTGCCACCTTCTCTGTCAGGAAGACTGCGTACTGTGACGTCCACACGCCCCCGGGCTGCACCCGGAGGCCCCTGAACATTTACGGGGACGTCGAGGTGAAGAACGGCGTCTGCCGGAAGGAGAGCTCAGCCAAAACGGTCAGGTCCACGTCCAAGGTCAGGAAGAAAGCCAAGAAAGCCAAGAAGACGCTCCGGGAGCCCTGTGCGGCCCTGCCGCCTGTGTGTGCGCCCTACATTCCCCCTCAGAG ATTAAACAGGATTGCGAATCAGGTGGCCATTCAGCGGAAGAAGCAGTTTGTTGAGCGCGCCCACAGCTACTGGCTCCTCAAAAGGCTGTCGAGGAACGGGGCCCCCCTGCTGCGCAGACTGCAGTCCAGCCTGCAGTCCCACAGGAGCTCGCAGCAG AGAGAAAACGACGAGGAGATTCAAGCTGCCAAAGAGAAGCTGAAGTACTGGCAGCGGCTGCGGCACGACCTGGAGCGCGCGCGCCTGCTCATTGAGCTCCTGCGCAAGCGCGAGAAGCTCAAGCGGGAGCAG GTGAAGGTGGAGCAGATGGCCCTGGAGCTGCGGCTGACCCCGCTCACCGTGCTGCTGCGCTCCGTGCTGGACCAGCTGCAGGAGAAGGACCCGGCCCGGATATTTGCCCAGCCAGTGAGCCTGAAGGAG GTTCCGGATTATCTGGATCACATTAAACACCCTATGGACTTTGCCACGATGCGGAAGCGGTTAGAAGCGCAAGGGTACCGGACCCTCGGGGAGCTGGAGGAGGACTTTGACCTCATCGTGGACAACTGCATGAAGTACAACGCCAAGGACACGGTGTTCTACCGGGCGGCCGTGCGGCTGCGCGACCAGGGCGGCGCGGTGCTCCGGCAGGCCAGGCGCCAGGCAGACGGCGTCGGCTTCGAGCAGGCCTCAGGCATGCACCTGCCCGAGCGGCCCCCCGCGGCCCCCCGGCGGCCTTTCTCCTGGGACGACG TGGACAGGTTGCTGAACCCGGCCAACAGGGCCCACCTGGTCCTGGAGGAGCAGCTGAGGGAGCTGCTGGACATGCTGGACCTCACGTGCGCCATGAAGTCCAGCGGGTCGCGGAGCAAGCGAGCCAAGCTGCTGAAGAAGGAGATCGCCGTCCTTCGCAACAAGCTGAGCCAGCAGCACAGCCAGCCCCCGGCCGCCGAGTCAGGTACTGCAGGCTTTGAAGAGGACGGTGCTCAGCTGGGGCAGGAGACCGGGGAGGAAG TCCTTCCGAGGTTGGAGACTCTTCTGCAGCCAAGAAAAAGGTCGCGAAGCACCTGCGGCGACTCCGAGGTGGAGGAGGGGTCCCCGGGAAAGCGCCTGGACACAG GTCTCGCCAACGGCTTCGGGGCCGCGCGCAGCGAGCAGGAGGAGCGGCCGGGCGGCGCCCCGGGGAGGACGGCCGCGCCCCGCCGCCGCTGCGCCTCCGAGTCCAGCGCCTCCTCCAGCAGCAGCCCGCTCTGCGACGCCAG CTTTAGCGCGCCCCCGTGCGGCCGGGGCAAGCCCGCCCTGGTCCGCAGGCACACGCTGGAGGACCGCAGCGCGCTGATCTCCTGCATCGAGAACGGGAACTACGCCAAGGCAGCCCGGATCGCGGCCG aAGTTGGTCAGAACAGCATGTGGATTTCAACTGACGCTGCGGCCTCTGTCCTTGAGCCTCTGAAGGTCGTGTGGGCCAAGTGCAGCGGCTACCCCTCGTACCCGGCCCTG ATCATCGACCCCAAGATGCCGCGTGTGCCTGGCCACCACAACGGGGTCACCATCCCGGCCCCGCCGCTGGACGTGCTGAAGATCGGCGAGCACATGCAGACCAAGGCGGATGAAAAGCTCTTCCTTGTCCTGTTCTTCGACAACAAGAGAAGCTG GCAGTGGCTCCCGAAGTCCAAGATGGTTCCCCTCGGCATTGACGAGACGATAGACAAGTTGAAGATGATGGAGGGGAGGAACTCCAGCATCCGGAAGGCGGTGAGGATCGCCTTCGACCGCGCCATGAACCACCTGAGCCGCGTGCACGGGGAGCCGGCCAGCGACCTCAGCGACATAGACTGA
- the BRD1 gene encoding bromodomain-containing protein 1 isoform X3: protein MRRKGRGHRAAARHPSSPGSTKHSPTRETLTYAQAQRMVEIEIEGRLHRISIFDPLEIILEDDLTAQEMSECNSNKENSERPPVCLRTKRHKNNRVKKKNEAPPGAHGAPASAGTLPEPTVRVVEYSPPAAPRRPPAYYKFVEKSAAELDHEVEYDMDEEDYAWLEIVNERRRGDCVAAVSQSVFEFLMDRFEKASHCEKQKQGGQQCLIDEDAVCCVCMDGECQNSNAILFCDMCNLAVHQECYGVPYIPEGQWLCRHCLQSRARPADCVLCPNKGGAFKKTDDDRWGHVVCALWIPEVGFANTVFIEPIDGVRNIPPARWKLTCYLCKQKGVGACIQCHKANCYTAFHVTCAQRAGLYMKMEPVKELAGGAATFSVRKTAYCDVHTPPGCTRRPLNIYGDVEVKNGVCRKESSAKTVRSTSKVRKKAKKAKKTLREPCAALPPVCAPYIPPQRLNRIANQVAIQRKKQFVERAHSYWLLKRLSRNGAPLLRRLQSSLQSHRSSQQRENDEEIQAAKEKLKYWQRLRHDLERARLLIELLRKREKLKREQVKVEQMALELRLTPLTVLLRSVLDQLQEKDPARIFAQPVSLKEVPDYLDHIKHPMDFATMRKRLEAQGYRTLGELEEDFDLIVDNCMKYNAKDTVFYRAAVRLRDQGGAVLRQARRQADGVGFEQASGMHLPERPPAAPRRPFSWDDVDRLLNPANRAHLVLEEQLRELLDMLDLTCAMKSSGSRSKRAKLLKKEIAVLRNKLSQQHSQPPAAESGTAGFEEDGAQLGQETGEEGDKSPPKLEPSDALPLPSNSETNSEPPTLKPVELNPEQSKLFKRVTFGNESHSTCTQSALVIGHPPEPTLASSGDAPAAASAVAEPSSDVNRRTSVLFCKSKSVSPPKSAKNTETQPTSPQLGTKTFLSVVLPRLETLLQPRKRSRSTCGDSEVEEGSPGKRLDTGLANGFGAARSEQEERPGGAPGRTAAPRRRCASESSASSSSSPLCDASFSAPPCGRGKPALVRRHTLEDRSALISCIENGNYAKAARIAAEVGQNSMWISTDAAASVLEPLKVVWAKCSGYPSYPALIIDPKMPRVPGHHNGVTIPAPPLDVLKIGEHMQTKADEKLFLVLFFDNKRSWQWLPKSKMVPLGIDETIDKLKMMEGRNSSIRKAVRIAFDRAMNHLSRVHGEPASDLSDID, encoded by the exons ATGAGGAGGAAAGGCCGAGGTCATCGCGCTGCAGCGAGGCACCCTTCCTCCCCCGGCAGCACTAAGCACTCCCCCACGCGAGAGACACTGACCTACGCGCAAGCGCAGAGGATGGTGGAGATCGAGATCGAGGGCCGCCTGCACAGGATCAGTATCTTCGACCCTCTGGAGATCATATTAGAAGATGACCTCACTGCTCAGGAGATGAGCGAGTGCAACAGCAACAAAGAGAACAGCGAGAGGCCGCCCGTGTGCTTAAGAACTAAGCGGCACAAGAACAACAGGGTCAAGAAGAAAAACGAAGCCCCGCCCGGCGCCCACGGCGCCCCCGCCTCGGCCGGCACGCTTCCCGAGCCCACGGTGCGCGTGGTGGAGTACAGCCCGCCGGCGGCGCCCCGGCGGCCGCCCGCGTACTACAAGTTCGTGGAGAAGTCGGCGGCGGAGCTGGACCACGAGGTGGAGTACGACATGGACGAGGAGGACTACGCCTGGCTGGAGATCGTCAATGAGCGGCGCAGGGGCGACTGCGTGGCCGCCGTGTCGCAGAGTGTGTTCGAGTTCCTGATGGACCGCTTCGAGAAGGCGTCGCACTGCGAGAAGCAGAAGCAGGGCGGGCAGCAGTGCCTGATCGACGAGGACGCCGTGTGCTGCGTGTGCATGGACGGCGAGTGCCAGAACAGCAACGCCATCCTCTTCTGCGACATGTGCAACCTGGCGGTGCACCAGGAGTGCTACGGCGTGCCCTACATCCCCGAGGGGCAGTGGCTCTGCCGCCACTGCCTGCAGTCCCGGGCCCGGCCGGCGGACTGCGTGCTCTGCCCCAACAAGGGCGGCGCCTTCAAGAAGACGGACGATGACCGCTGGGGCCACGTGGTGTGCGCCCTGTGGATCCCCGAGGTTGGCTTCGCCAATACCGTGTTCATCGAGCCCATCGACGGCGTGCGGAACATCCCCCCCGCCCGCTGGAAGCTGACGTGCTACCTCTGCAAGCAGAAGGGCGTGGGCGCCTGCATCCAGTGCCACAAGGCCAACTGCTACACCGCCTTCCACGTGACGTGCGCCCAGCGGGCCGGCCTCTACATGAAGATGGAGCCCGTGAAGGAACTGGCCGGCGGTGCTGCCACCTTCTCTGTCAGGAAGACTGCGTACTGTGACGTCCACACGCCCCCGGGCTGCACCCGGAGGCCCCTGAACATTTACGGGGACGTCGAGGTGAAGAACGGCGTCTGCCGGAAGGAGAGCTCAGCCAAAACGGTCAGGTCCACGTCCAAGGTCAGGAAGAAAGCCAAGAAAGCCAAGAAGACGCTCCGGGAGCCCTGTGCGGCCCTGCCGCCTGTGTGTGCGCCCTACATTCCCCCTCAGAG ATTAAACAGGATTGCGAATCAGGTGGCCATTCAGCGGAAGAAGCAGTTTGTTGAGCGCGCCCACAGCTACTGGCTCCTCAAAAGGCTGTCGAGGAACGGGGCCCCCCTGCTGCGCAGACTGCAGTCCAGCCTGCAGTCCCACAGGAGCTCGCAGCAG AGAGAAAACGACGAGGAGATTCAAGCTGCCAAAGAGAAGCTGAAGTACTGGCAGCGGCTGCGGCACGACCTGGAGCGCGCGCGCCTGCTCATTGAGCTCCTGCGCAAGCGCGAGAAGCTCAAGCGGGAGCAG GTGAAGGTGGAGCAGATGGCCCTGGAGCTGCGGCTGACCCCGCTCACCGTGCTGCTGCGCTCCGTGCTGGACCAGCTGCAGGAGAAGGACCCGGCCCGGATATTTGCCCAGCCAGTGAGCCTGAAGGAG GTTCCGGATTATCTGGATCACATTAAACACCCTATGGACTTTGCCACGATGCGGAAGCGGTTAGAAGCGCAAGGGTACCGGACCCTCGGGGAGCTGGAGGAGGACTTTGACCTCATCGTGGACAACTGCATGAAGTACAACGCCAAGGACACGGTGTTCTACCGGGCGGCCGTGCGGCTGCGCGACCAGGGCGGCGCGGTGCTCCGGCAGGCCAGGCGCCAGGCAGACGGCGTCGGCTTCGAGCAGGCCTCAGGCATGCACCTGCCCGAGCGGCCCCCCGCGGCCCCCCGGCGGCCTTTCTCCTGGGACGACG TGGACAGGTTGCTGAACCCGGCCAACAGGGCCCACCTGGTCCTGGAGGAGCAGCTGAGGGAGCTGCTGGACATGCTGGACCTCACGTGCGCCATGAAGTCCAGCGGGTCGCGGAGCAAGCGAGCCAAGCTGCTGAAGAAGGAGATCGCCGTCCTTCGCAACAAGCTGAGCCAGCAGCACAGCCAGCCCCCGGCCGCCGAGTCAGGTACTGCAGGCTTTGAAGAGGACGGTGCTCAGCTGGGGCAGGAGACCGGGGAGGAAG gaGATAAATCTCCCCCTAAACTTGAACCATCAGATGCATTACCTCTTCCTTCAAACTCGGAGACTAATTCAGAACCACCAACCCTCAAACCAGTAGAACTCAACCCAGAGCAGAGTAAACTATTCAAAAGAGTCACATTTGGTAATGAATCACATAGCACTTGCACTCAGAGCGCACTGGTAATCGGACACCCTCCAGAGCCCACCCTCGCCAGTAGTGGCGATGCGCCGGCGGCGGCCTCCGCGGTGGCGGAGCCATCAAGCGATGTAAACAGACGCACTTCTGTTCTCTTCTGCAAATCGAAAAGTGTAAGCCCCCCAAAGTCTGCCAAGAACACTGAAACCCAGCCAACTTCTCCTCAGCTAGGGACCAAAACCTTTTTGTCTGTAGTCCTTCCGAGGTTGGAGACTCTTCTGCAGCCAAGAAAAAGGTCGCGAAGCACCTGCGGCGACTCCGAGGTGGAGGAGGGGTCCCCGGGAAAGCGCCTGGACACAG GTCTCGCCAACGGCTTCGGGGCCGCGCGCAGCGAGCAGGAGGAGCGGCCGGGCGGCGCCCCGGGGAGGACGGCCGCGCCCCGCCGCCGCTGCGCCTCCGAGTCCAGCGCCTCCTCCAGCAGCAGCCCGCTCTGCGACGCCAG CTTTAGCGCGCCCCCGTGCGGCCGGGGCAAGCCCGCCCTGGTCCGCAGGCACACGCTGGAGGACCGCAGCGCGCTGATCTCCTGCATCGAGAACGGGAACTACGCCAAGGCAGCCCGGATCGCGGCCG aAGTTGGTCAGAACAGCATGTGGATTTCAACTGACGCTGCGGCCTCTGTCCTTGAGCCTCTGAAGGTCGTGTGGGCCAAGTGCAGCGGCTACCCCTCGTACCCGGCCCTG ATCATCGACCCCAAGATGCCGCGTGTGCCTGGCCACCACAACGGGGTCACCATCCCGGCCCCGCCGCTGGACGTGCTGAAGATCGGCGAGCACATGCAGACCAAGGCGGATGAAAAGCTCTTCCTTGTCCTGTTCTTCGACAACAAGAGAAGCTG GCAGTGGCTCCCGAAGTCCAAGATGGTTCCCCTCGGCATTGACGAGACGATAGACAAGTTGAAGATGATGGAGGGGAGGAACTCCAGCATCCGGAAGGCGGTGAGGATCGCCTTCGACCGCGCCATGAACCACCTGAGCCGCGTGCACGGGGAGCCGGCCAGCGACCTCAGCGACATAGACTGA
- the BRD1 gene encoding bromodomain-containing protein 1 isoform X7, producing MRRKGRGHRAAARHPSSPGSTKHSPTRETLTYAQAQRMVEIEIEGRLHRISIFDPLEIILEDDLTAQEMSECNSNKENSERPPVCLRTKRHKNNRVKKKNEAPPGAHGAPASAGTLPEPTVRVVEYSPPAAPRRPPAYYKFVEKSAAELDHEVEYDMDEEDYAWLEIVNERRRGDCVAAVSQSVFEFLMDRFEKASHCEKQKQGGQQCLIDEDAVCCVCMDGECQNSNAILFCDMCNLAVHQECYGVPYIPEGQWLCRHCLQSRARPADCVLCPNKGGAFKKTDDDRWGHVVCALWIPEVGFANTVFIEPIDGVRNIPPARWKLTCYLCKQKGVGACIQCHKANCYTAFHVTCAQRAGLYMKMEPVKELAGGAATFSVRKTAYCDVHTPPGCTRRPLNIYGDVEVKNGVCRKESSAKTVRSTSKVRKKAKKAKKTLREPCAALPPVCAPYIPPQRLNRIANQVAIQRKKQFVERAHSYWLLKRLSRNGAPLLRRLQSSLQSHRSSQQRENDEEIQAAKEKLKYWQRLRHDLERARLLIELLRKREKLKREQVKVEQMALELRLTPLTVLLRSVLDQLQEKDPARIFAQPVSLKEVPDYLDHIKHPMDFATMRKRLEAQGYRTLGELEEDFDLIVDNCMKYNAKDTVFYRAAVRLRDQGGAVLRQARRQADGVGFEQASGMHLPERPPAAPRRPFSWDDVDRLLNPANRAHLVLEEQLRELLDMLDLTCAMKSSGSRSKRAKLLKKEIAVLRNKLSQQHSQPPAAESGLANGFGAARSEQEERPGGAPGRTAAPRRRCASESSASSSSSPLCDASFSAPPCGRGKPALVRRHTLEDRSALISCIENGNYAKAARIAAEVGQNSMWISTDAAASVLEPLKVVWAKCSGYPSYPALIIDPKMPRVPGHHNGVTIPAPPLDVLKIGEHMQTKADEKLFLVLFFDNKRSWQWLPKSKMVPLGIDETIDKLKMMEGRNSSIRKAVRIAFDRAMNHLSRVHGEPASDLSDID from the exons ATGAGGAGGAAAGGCCGAGGTCATCGCGCTGCAGCGAGGCACCCTTCCTCCCCCGGCAGCACTAAGCACTCCCCCACGCGAGAGACACTGACCTACGCGCAAGCGCAGAGGATGGTGGAGATCGAGATCGAGGGCCGCCTGCACAGGATCAGTATCTTCGACCCTCTGGAGATCATATTAGAAGATGACCTCACTGCTCAGGAGATGAGCGAGTGCAACAGCAACAAAGAGAACAGCGAGAGGCCGCCCGTGTGCTTAAGAACTAAGCGGCACAAGAACAACAGGGTCAAGAAGAAAAACGAAGCCCCGCCCGGCGCCCACGGCGCCCCCGCCTCGGCCGGCACGCTTCCCGAGCCCACGGTGCGCGTGGTGGAGTACAGCCCGCCGGCGGCGCCCCGGCGGCCGCCCGCGTACTACAAGTTCGTGGAGAAGTCGGCGGCGGAGCTGGACCACGAGGTGGAGTACGACATGGACGAGGAGGACTACGCCTGGCTGGAGATCGTCAATGAGCGGCGCAGGGGCGACTGCGTGGCCGCCGTGTCGCAGAGTGTGTTCGAGTTCCTGATGGACCGCTTCGAGAAGGCGTCGCACTGCGAGAAGCAGAAGCAGGGCGGGCAGCAGTGCCTGATCGACGAGGACGCCGTGTGCTGCGTGTGCATGGACGGCGAGTGCCAGAACAGCAACGCCATCCTCTTCTGCGACATGTGCAACCTGGCGGTGCACCAGGAGTGCTACGGCGTGCCCTACATCCCCGAGGGGCAGTGGCTCTGCCGCCACTGCCTGCAGTCCCGGGCCCGGCCGGCGGACTGCGTGCTCTGCCCCAACAAGGGCGGCGCCTTCAAGAAGACGGACGATGACCGCTGGGGCCACGTGGTGTGCGCCCTGTGGATCCCCGAGGTTGGCTTCGCCAATACCGTGTTCATCGAGCCCATCGACGGCGTGCGGAACATCCCCCCCGCCCGCTGGAAGCTGACGTGCTACCTCTGCAAGCAGAAGGGCGTGGGCGCCTGCATCCAGTGCCACAAGGCCAACTGCTACACCGCCTTCCACGTGACGTGCGCCCAGCGGGCCGGCCTCTACATGAAGATGGAGCCCGTGAAGGAACTGGCCGGCGGTGCTGCCACCTTCTCTGTCAGGAAGACTGCGTACTGTGACGTCCACACGCCCCCGGGCTGCACCCGGAGGCCCCTGAACATTTACGGGGACGTCGAGGTGAAGAACGGCGTCTGCCGGAAGGAGAGCTCAGCCAAAACGGTCAGGTCCACGTCCAAGGTCAGGAAGAAAGCCAAGAAAGCCAAGAAGACGCTCCGGGAGCCCTGTGCGGCCCTGCCGCCTGTGTGTGCGCCCTACATTCCCCCTCAGAG ATTAAACAGGATTGCGAATCAGGTGGCCATTCAGCGGAAGAAGCAGTTTGTTGAGCGCGCCCACAGCTACTGGCTCCTCAAAAGGCTGTCGAGGAACGGGGCCCCCCTGCTGCGCAGACTGCAGTCCAGCCTGCAGTCCCACAGGAGCTCGCAGCAG AGAGAAAACGACGAGGAGATTCAAGCTGCCAAAGAGAAGCTGAAGTACTGGCAGCGGCTGCGGCACGACCTGGAGCGCGCGCGCCTGCTCATTGAGCTCCTGCGCAAGCGCGAGAAGCTCAAGCGGGAGCAG GTGAAGGTGGAGCAGATGGCCCTGGAGCTGCGGCTGACCCCGCTCACCGTGCTGCTGCGCTCCGTGCTGGACCAGCTGCAGGAGAAGGACCCGGCCCGGATATTTGCCCAGCCAGTGAGCCTGAAGGAG GTTCCGGATTATCTGGATCACATTAAACACCCTATGGACTTTGCCACGATGCGGAAGCGGTTAGAAGCGCAAGGGTACCGGACCCTCGGGGAGCTGGAGGAGGACTTTGACCTCATCGTGGACAACTGCATGAAGTACAACGCCAAGGACACGGTGTTCTACCGGGCGGCCGTGCGGCTGCGCGACCAGGGCGGCGCGGTGCTCCGGCAGGCCAGGCGCCAGGCAGACGGCGTCGGCTTCGAGCAGGCCTCAGGCATGCACCTGCCCGAGCGGCCCCCCGCGGCCCCCCGGCGGCCTTTCTCCTGGGACGACG TGGACAGGTTGCTGAACCCGGCCAACAGGGCCCACCTGGTCCTGGAGGAGCAGCTGAGGGAGCTGCTGGACATGCTGGACCTCACGTGCGCCATGAAGTCCAGCGGGTCGCGGAGCAAGCGAGCCAAGCTGCTGAAGAAGGAGATCGCCGTCCTTCGCAACAAGCTGAGCCAGCAGCACAGCCAGCCCCCGGCCGCCGAGTCAG GTCTCGCCAACGGCTTCGGGGCCGCGCGCAGCGAGCAGGAGGAGCGGCCGGGCGGCGCCCCGGGGAGGACGGCCGCGCCCCGCCGCCGCTGCGCCTCCGAGTCCAGCGCCTCCTCCAGCAGCAGCCCGCTCTGCGACGCCAG CTTTAGCGCGCCCCCGTGCGGCCGGGGCAAGCCCGCCCTGGTCCGCAGGCACACGCTGGAGGACCGCAGCGCGCTGATCTCCTGCATCGAGAACGGGAACTACGCCAAGGCAGCCCGGATCGCGGCCG aAGTTGGTCAGAACAGCATGTGGATTTCAACTGACGCTGCGGCCTCTGTCCTTGAGCCTCTGAAGGTCGTGTGGGCCAAGTGCAGCGGCTACCCCTCGTACCCGGCCCTG ATCATCGACCCCAAGATGCCGCGTGTGCCTGGCCACCACAACGGGGTCACCATCCCGGCCCCGCCGCTGGACGTGCTGAAGATCGGCGAGCACATGCAGACCAAGGCGGATGAAAAGCTCTTCCTTGTCCTGTTCTTCGACAACAAGAGAAGCTG GCAGTGGCTCCCGAAGTCCAAGATGGTTCCCCTCGGCATTGACGAGACGATAGACAAGTTGAAGATGATGGAGGGGAGGAACTCCAGCATCCGGAAGGCGGTGAGGATCGCCTTCGACCGCGCCATGAACCACCTGAGCCGCGTGCACGGGGAGCCGGCCAGCGACCTCAGCGACATAGACTGA